One stretch of Desulfonatronum sp. SC1 DNA includes these proteins:
- a CDS encoding ABC transporter substrate-binding protein produces MSPRCFITVMFLLASIATASPSWSLSADLERLRARGTLRVAVVDMDIAPFVFRENSELRGADVDLARGFAQSIGLDAVFVPAGDTYSQVVRAVAEGHADIGISELSKTMERAQSVLFSRPYFISGITLVVNRLSEARLRGLRPRDGPEADKGGREDLPGLLNDPRHVVATMGGSIQDQLMLSFFPSAIPRTTKTWQQAVELVVAGKVDAAVVPDRVHRLMVHQNPETDYKARAVPLLADPLVIAVHPGAPDLL; encoded by the coding sequence GTGTCGCCACGCTGTTTCATCACCGTCATGTTCCTGCTGGCAAGTATCGCGACGGCCTCGCCGTCCTGGTCCCTGTCCGCGGACCTGGAGCGATTGCGGGCCCGGGGAACCCTGCGTGTGGCAGTCGTGGACATGGACATTGCGCCTTTCGTCTTCCGCGAAAATAGCGAACTGCGCGGCGCGGACGTGGACCTGGCCCGGGGCTTTGCGCAAAGCATCGGCCTGGATGCCGTTTTCGTGCCGGCCGGCGACACCTATAGCCAGGTCGTCCGGGCTGTGGCCGAGGGTCACGCGGATATCGGGATCAGCGAGCTGAGCAAGACCATGGAGCGGGCTCAGTCCGTGCTTTTCAGCCGTCCCTATTTCATTTCCGGAATCACCCTCGTCGTGAACCGGCTCAGCGAGGCCCGTCTGCGCGGCCTCCGGCCTCGCGATGGGCCGGAGGCGGACAAGGGCGGCCGCGAGGATCTGCCTGGACTTTTGAACGACCCGCGCCATGTCGTTGCCACCATGGGCGGGTCAATCCAGGACCAACTGATGCTCTCCTTTTTCCCATCGGCTATCCCGCGCACGACCAAGACCTGGCAACAGGCAGTGGAACTGGTGGTTGCCGGGAAAGTGGACGCGGCCGTCGTGCCGGACCGCGTCCACCGGCTCATGGTCCATCAAAACCCGGAAACGGACTACAAGGCCCGGGCCGTTCCCTTGCTTGCCGACCCCCTGGTGATCGCCGTCCACCCCGGCGCACCTGACCTGCT
- a CDS encoding BMP family protein, with amino-acid sequence MIFVLLLLIAITVATTGAATGVAIGEQRVGIVFSTGGLGDLSFNDAALHGLRKAKEDMGISFQFIDPRGDEHLHEHLKSFALEDYDLVIANGFQLAPALEQVARDFPHIRFAIIDSVVPAPNVTSLLFMEHDGSFLVGVLAGMMTQSNIVGFVGGLEVPIIRKFQGGFEQGVAFVNADAQVLVDYAGSFSAPALGNQLATSQHERGADIVYHASGGTGLGVIFAAQENGFYAIGVDSAQDHLAPGTVLTSMVKRVDVAVYETIRSLVEGNLQPGERHFGVAEGGVGTSDFQYTRDIIPQAVLDAVASAKAKIISGEIVVLDPTK; translated from the coding sequence ATGATTTTCGTTTTGCTGTTGTTGATAGCCATAACTGTTGCCACGACAGGTGCGGCGACAGGTGTGGCTATAGGCGAACAGCGAGTGGGAATCGTCTTCTCCACGGGAGGTTTGGGCGACTTGTCATTCAATGATGCCGCACTGCATGGACTGCGGAAGGCCAAGGAAGATATGGGCATCTCCTTCCAGTTTATCGATCCAAGAGGTGATGAACACTTGCATGAACACCTGAAATCATTTGCCCTGGAGGATTACGACCTGGTTATCGCGAACGGGTTTCAACTTGCTCCGGCCTTGGAGCAGGTTGCCCGGGATTTCCCGCACATCAGGTTTGCCATTATTGACAGCGTGGTACCTGCCCCAAACGTCACCTCGTTGCTCTTCATGGAGCATGACGGCTCATTTCTGGTGGGCGTACTCGCGGGAATGATGACCCAGAGCAATATTGTTGGTTTTGTCGGTGGGTTGGAGGTCCCGATCATACGCAAATTTCAAGGCGGATTCGAACAGGGAGTCGCTTTTGTCAATGCGGATGCCCAGGTACTGGTTGACTATGCGGGCAGTTTCAGCGCCCCGGCACTGGGCAATCAATTGGCCACCTCCCAGCACGAACGTGGGGCTGATATCGTCTACCATGCCAGTGGAGGAACAGGCCTCGGCGTCATCTTCGCTGCCCAGGAGAACGGCTTCTATGCCATCGGGGTGGATTCCGCGCAGGACCATCTGGCGCCGGGCACGGTGTTAACCAGCATGGTCAAGCGCGTCGACGTCGCTGTTTATGAAACCATCCGAAGCCTGGTGGAAGGGAATCTCCAGCCCGGGGAGCGGCACTTCGGCGTGGCCGAAGGCGGGGTCGGCACCTCGGATTTTCAATACACCCGCGACATCATCCCCCAGGCCGTGCTCGATGCCGTGGCGTCGGCCAAGGCGAAGATCATCTCCGGTGAGATCGTCGTCCTTGATCCGACCAAATAA
- a CDS encoding carbon starvation protein A, with protein sequence MTTLLLCIGLLVLGYLTYGKVVERVFGPDSSRPTPCSTMADGVDYASMPTWKVFFIQLLDIAGIGPIFGPILGALYGPIALVWIVVGAIFAGAVHDYLSGMLSVRNKGASIPEVVGLFLGHRARWVMRFFSLLLLLLVGVVFVLSPAQLLGSLTGLNVQFLVACIFGYYFLATILPIDKIIGRLYPFFGALLLFMTLGVLMGMALGEAPVLPNLDITVNTHPQGLPIWPLLFITLSCGAISGFHSTQSPLMARCIRNESSGRLVFYGAMIAEGIIALVWAAAGMTLFYGPEALFQVIQSGTPSLVVEQVCRTLLGPVGGFLAILGVIVLPVTSGDTAFRSCRLIIAETLSLSQARAAKRLALAVPLFIAAFLVSTQDFLIIWRYFGWSNQTLAMLVLWSAAIFLRQQAKCHWIATLPALFMTAVTVSFILQAPIGFHFPPGLSNLAGLVAAFLALVALLRRPRQPRQQGNRG encoded by the coding sequence ATGACAACCTTGCTTTTGTGCATCGGCCTGCTCGTTCTGGGCTACCTCACCTACGGAAAGGTGGTGGAGCGCGTTTTCGGCCCGGACTCCAGTCGTCCGACTCCCTGTTCCACCATGGCCGACGGCGTGGACTACGCCTCCATGCCCACCTGGAAGGTCTTTTTCATCCAACTTTTGGACATCGCCGGGATCGGGCCGATCTTCGGGCCGATCCTGGGGGCGCTCTACGGCCCCATAGCCCTGGTCTGGATCGTCGTGGGCGCGATTTTCGCGGGCGCGGTGCACGATTATCTCAGCGGGATGCTTTCGGTGCGCAACAAGGGCGCGTCCATTCCGGAGGTGGTGGGGTTGTTCCTGGGGCACCGTGCCCGCTGGGTGATGCGCTTCTTTTCCCTGTTGCTGCTGTTGCTGGTGGGCGTGGTTTTCGTCCTCAGCCCGGCCCAGCTTCTGGGCAGTCTGACCGGCCTGAACGTTCAGTTCCTGGTGGCCTGCATCTTCGGGTATTATTTCCTGGCCACCATCCTGCCCATCGACAAGATCATCGGCCGTTTGTACCCCTTTTTCGGCGCGCTCTTGCTGTTCATGACCCTCGGTGTGCTCATGGGCATGGCCCTGGGCGAGGCTCCGGTTCTGCCGAACCTGGACATTACCGTGAACACGCATCCGCAAGGCCTGCCCATCTGGCCGCTGCTGTTCATCACCCTGTCCTGCGGGGCCATCAGCGGGTTTCATTCCACCCAGTCCCCGCTCATGGCCCGCTGCATCCGCAACGAATCCAGCGGGCGGCTGGTGTTCTATGGCGCGATGATTGCCGAGGGGATCATCGCCCTGGTCTGGGCCGCGGCTGGAATGACGCTGTTTTACGGGCCCGAGGCCCTCTTTCAGGTCATTCAAAGCGGCACGCCCTCCCTGGTGGTGGAACAGGTCTGCCGCACCTTGCTCGGTCCGGTGGGCGGGTTCCTGGCTATCCTGGGCGTGATCGTCCTGCCCGTCACCTCCGGGGACACGGCCTTTCGGTCCTGCCGCCTGATCATCGCGGAAACGCTCAGCCTCAGCCAGGCCCGGGCGGCTAAAAGACTGGCCCTGGCCGTTCCGCTGTTCATCGCGGCCTTTCTTGTCTCCACCCAGGACTTCCTGATCATCTGGCGCTATTTCGGCTGGAGCAACCAGACCCTGGCCATGCTGGTGCTCTGGTCCGCGGCCATCTTTCTGCGACAGCAGGCCAAATGCCATTGGATCGCCACGCTCCCGGCCCTGTTCATGACCGCGGTAACCGTTTCCTTCATCCTCCAGGCCCCCATCGGCTTTCATTTCCCTCCGGGCCTTTCCAACCTGGCCGGCCTGGTCGCGGCGTTCCTGGCCCTGGTTGCGTTGCTGCGCCGGCCCCGGCAACCCCGACAGCAGGGGAACCGTGGTTAG